The following proteins are co-located in the Nonlabens ponticola genome:
- the murC gene encoding UDP-N-acetylmuramate--L-alanine ligase: protein MRDIKDISHFYFIGIGGIGMSSLARYLKSLGKNVAGYDRVITSLTKKLEDEGIDIHYNDAFERIPDAFKDIEKSQVIYTPAVPQDFGELLRFRESGIPINKRAQLLGSISKTMTCLAVAGTHGKTTTSAILAHLLYKSDVKVTAFLGGILEEYETNYLSTGTDVMVVEADEFDRSFLQLSPDISGITSMDADHLDIYKTVEDFEQAFHEFADLVDRNKLFVNESLDIDNAQTVGIASGDTYVENLTIVNGAYHFDLISNGKTYADFMLKLPGQHNLSNALLALSMAIEYGVEPQLLKTALASFPGVKRRFSYKIDSLDRVVIDDYAHHPQEINAVYQAVSEMYPDEMCTVIFQPHLFSRTRDFMDEFAASLAQFDKVGILDIYPAREQPIDGVHSQALCENIRSLGAPPQVSAVVGKEDIAEFIEEMNNRIVLILGAGDIGVEAEKLQEKLAV, encoded by the coding sequence ATGCGTGATATAAAGGATATAAGCCATTTTTACTTTATCGGCATAGGCGGTATAGGGATGAGCAGCCTCGCACGCTACCTCAAATCACTGGGCAAGAACGTTGCTGGATATGATCGTGTGATTACAAGCCTCACCAAGAAGCTGGAAGATGAAGGTATCGATATTCATTATAATGATGCCTTCGAGCGAATTCCTGATGCTTTCAAGGATATCGAGAAGTCTCAAGTGATTTATACGCCTGCCGTGCCTCAGGATTTTGGTGAGTTGTTACGCTTTCGCGAAAGCGGAATACCCATCAACAAACGTGCACAATTACTAGGTTCCATTTCAAAAACCATGACCTGTCTAGCGGTGGCTGGAACTCACGGAAAGACTACCACAAGTGCCATTCTTGCGCATCTATTATATAAAAGCGATGTAAAAGTGACTGCGTTTTTAGGCGGTATCCTTGAGGAATACGAGACCAATTATTTGAGTACGGGAACAGATGTCATGGTCGTTGAGGCAGATGAATTTGATCGTAGTTTCTTGCAATTATCGCCTGATATAAGTGGTATTACATCCATGGATGCAGACCATCTCGATATCTATAAAACTGTTGAGGATTTTGAACAAGCATTCCATGAATTTGCAGATCTCGTTGACCGCAACAAGCTATTTGTCAATGAGTCGCTAGATATTGACAACGCCCAAACGGTAGGAATTGCGAGTGGTGATACCTATGTGGAAAACTTGACCATAGTCAACGGTGCTTATCATTTTGATCTGATTTCTAACGGTAAGACTTACGCCGATTTTATGCTCAAATTGCCAGGACAGCACAATCTATCAAATGCATTACTAGCGCTTTCTATGGCGATAGAATATGGTGTCGAGCCACAATTATTGAAAACAGCGTTGGCGAGTTTTCCCGGCGTCAAACGCCGTTTTAGCTATAAGATTGACAGTCTAGATCGTGTAGTAATTGACGATTATGCACATCACCCACAAGAAATAAATGCGGTTTATCAAGCGGTGAGCGAGATGTATCCTGATGAAATGTGTACCGTAATATTCCAACCGCACTTATTCTCACGCACGCGTGATTTTATGGATGAGTTTGCCGCAAGTCTTGCGCAATTTGACAAGGTTGGCATTCTAGATATCTACCCTGCGCGCGAGCAGCCTATTGATGGAGTACATTCTCAAGCCCTATGCGAGAATATTAGATCATTAGGCGCGCCGCCGCAAGTAAGCGCCGTAGTAGGCAAGGAAGATATTGCAGAATTCATTGAAGAAATGAATAATCGCATTGTACTCATTTTAGGTGCTGGTGATATAGGTGTCGAGGCAGAAAAACTTCAAGAAAAACTAGCCGTATGA